A window of Sandaracinaceae bacterium genomic DNA:
TCGACCTGAGCGCCCTCCTCCTCGAGGAGCACGGGGCGGTCTGGACCATCCCCGACGCGCTCCGCTCGCGCATGACGGATCCCTCGGTGCTGCGCTTCGACCCCGCCGACGAGGGCGGCTACTCGCCCGAGGCGGTGGCGGAGCAGCTGGGCATCACCGTCGCCGAGGTCGAGCGCGACCTGGCGGAGTCGCTCGAGAAGCTGGGCTACGACACCGTCGGGGAGATGCGCTTCCACATGCGCAACGCGCCCGCCAACCTGGACGAGCTCGAGGCCCCCGTCCACGTCCGCTTCGAGCCGGGCCCGATCGCGCAGGCGTAGACAGAAGAACGCACGCGTCTCCAGCGAGGTTCCTTGCCCCTGCCCTTGCCCCTGCCCCTGCCCGCGGACCAGCGGGCCTGACTCGCCCCCCCCCCGCGGATTCAGTGGCCCTCTGCGGCCTCGGGATTCGAGAGAACAACGACGCGGGCAAGGGCAGGGGCAAGGGCACGGGCAAGGGGGTTAGGTCGCTTTCAGCGACCTAAACCCAAGCGGGAAGGTGCCAGCCCCAGCCCGTGTAGAGCTGCTCGAGCGCGGCTCGCGCCTGGGCGTCCCCGCGACCGAACGCGTGGCCGAGCAGGCCGCGCTCCATCTCGCCGCCGTCGGTCTCGGCGAGGTAGTCGGCGAGCGGTCGCAGCGCGCCGTCGTCGGGGGGCAGCCAGTCCACCGCCTCGCCTTCGTCCCCGCGCGAGGTCGGCGCGACGTCGGCGAGCCCGAGCTTCACGAGGTCGCCGCGCAGCCGCTCGACCTTCGCCGCGTCGACGCCGCTCGCGAGCGCCTCGCCGAGCAGGTGGACGAACAGGTCCGACGTGTTCGCGGCCAGGAACCGCAGCGTGTCCACCTCGTGGTCCCAGAAGAGCCAGGGGAGATCCTGTCCGTTGAACAGCGGGTGGCTGTAGAGGCCGTAGGCGTTGCCGCCGCCGTCCATCGCGATGACGTAGAGCCACGGGTTGGCGCAGCCGAGCGCGGGGCCGGGCTGGGGCTCCACCTCGAAGTGCACCGCCTCGAGGTCGGCGTGCATCGTGTCGTCGACGTCCGCGCGGCCGAGCAGCGCGAGCAAGAGATCGTCGGCGCGCACCCCCGCCTGCTGCACCGTGTGCAACGCCTGTCGCGGCTCGGCCACGGGCGCCGCCGCGACCGGCGCGCCCGGAGCCGGGGCCGACGCCTTGCGCAGCTCCGTCGCCTTGACCGTGCCGCCATACCCCGGCCGCGTGCCGACGACCTCGACCGCCAGGCCCACCGCGGGGACGAAGCCCTTGCAGGCCGTGCCCCCGAACCGCACCCGGTCGCCGTTGGGCATCTCGATCCAGCCCAGTCCGTCCTCGGGTTCGATGGAGACGATCGTGCCGACTTCACTCATGACCGATGCCTACCACTTCGAGGGGTTGGCTCACCAGCCTCGGTGGTTCCTCGCCGCTTTCGGCGTGTTCAAGACGAGGGCGGCGTGACCGCGGCACCGACGAGCGGGCGGAGGGTCTCGACCAGACCGCCCACGCAGGCATCGATGGTGTAGGCGTTCGCCTCCAGATCGTCCGGCTCGTTGTGGCGCATGCAGCCGCCGCTCGGTGACCCCCACTCGACGCAGGTGAGGCCGCCGAAGATGGTGGTGCCGCAGTCGTAGCCGTCGTCCTGGCCCATCAGGCGAAGGTCGCCGTACGCGCGGGAGAAGCGAGCGCGGTGCGGGCCGCGCGGGAAGGTCACCGGCTCGGCGAACAGATCGCTGGCCAGCGTGCGGTTCTCCCCCGACCAGACCACGTCGCCGCTCGCGGTCCGGACGAGGACCGCGTCGACCGCGACCTGTAGTGGTTGGACGCGCGCGACCCGACAACCCGGGGGGCCGTTGTGGATCGCGACGGGCTCGTCCGCGTAGCCCAGCCGTGAGTCGCGCACGAGCAGGGCGAGATCCGCGCCGATGGCGGGGCCGATCTCGGCCGCGAGGTCGATCAGCGTCAGATCGCCCCGCTGCTCCGCCCGCGCGCGGACACGCGCCACGAGCTCCGGATCCCGCAGCGAGCTCAGCAAGGCGGTCGAATCGACGGGGGTCAAGCCCAGGTCGAGGAGGTGGCGCTGGAACGCCGACACGACCATGTCGTATGCGGCGATGTAGGCGGTGACCTCGTGCGGTACGCCCGGCTGCAGATCGGGCGGCTTGCTCGGGTCGGCGGGGCCGAAGCCGAACGAGACGAGCATCTCGGGGCTCAGGACCAGTACGCGCCGGTTGCCCGTGTCGAAGGCCGAGCCCGCCGTGCGCGGCGTCATCGCCGGCGTCGGGTGTCCGACCGTCCCGATGGTGATGCCCGGGCCGCAGCCGACGCTCAGGGCGGCGGCGAGGATCGAGACTGCGAGAGAGCTCTGGCACATGAACGGAGAATCGGCCTTCCGCGCGGCGGTATCAAGCGGGCTCGGGTCAGACCCGCGAGCGGAACTGCTTCCGAGCTTGCTCTACCTCGGCGAAGAGGGTCGGCAGATCGTGCGCGGGCACGGTCCGTTGGCGCGGTCGTCGGCGTCGCCCGTCGCTCTGCGCCAGAGTCCACTTGGTGCTGCCGAGGTCGAGAGCGATGTACAGGGCCGGCTTCGTCTCGATAGTCTGCATCGGGGCGTGCCCGGGGTCAGGCGTCGTGCTCGAAGGAGACGCCGTCTGACAAGTTGGCCGGCGACGTCGACCCGTCACGTGGTAGCTTCGCGCGGTGGCAGACACGGTCTACAGCCACGCGCTGCGCATCCTGACCTGCGCGCGGTGCGGGGCGCCGCTCGAGGCTTCGGTGGAAGGCGGCGAGCTCCGCTGCGGGTATTGCGGGGCGGTCCAGGTCCTCAGCCGGCGTGAGGAAGAGCGAGACCGCCGCCGACCGAGCGAGGGGCGGGACCTCCCCGAGTCCGAGCGGGTCGCGCGGCTCCGCGCTCAGGAGCGACTGGACACGCCATTGCCCCCGGCGGTGGCGCGCATGCTCGTGGACGGCGCGCTGCGGCGGGAGGCGGTCGCCGCGGCGCGCGCGGCCTGGAACGAAGCGCGCGCGCGGGTCCCCGACGGTCGGTCGTCCCCGCTCGAGGAGAAGCTCTATCACCTGACCCTCGCGCTCGAGCCGTGTCTGCCAGAGCGAGAGCGGCGGTCGCTGCTCGAGACGGCCGTGGAGGTGTTGCCCGACCGCGGTCACCGCCAGGTGCTCCGCTGTCGCCTGGCCTTCCTCGCCGCCTGCGCGGGCGACGTGCGCGCGGCGACCGAGTGGCTGGAGGTCTGCGATGCGCGTCCGACCCAGCTCGCCAGCGACAGCGCGTACCGCGTGGCCGCGGCGGCGATCGCGGCGGCCGAGGGAGACCCGAGCGGGGTGATCGCGCAGCTCGGCACCGAGCAGGGTGACGTGCCGATGGCGAGGTCACTGGCGCCGGTCGCGTTCTATCTCCGCGTGGACGCGCTGGAGAGGTCCGGGTCGCTGGACGCCGCGGTGAGCGAGCTGCGCGCGCGGACCCGGCTGGGTGCCGACCTGAGCGAGGAGCTCGCCGCGCTGGGCGCGCTCGAACCCTGCCCACGCAGCCTGGCCATCGTGCGCGCGGAGATCGAGCGAGAGCGGCGAGCGCATCGGCGGCAGCTCGCGCAACGCGCGCTCGTAGAGGCCGAGCTCATCCTCCGCTCCCACCAGCGCAAGCGAGGCGACATGCTCCTCGCGAGCGCTGCCGCCGCGGTCCTCGCCACCGTCGGCGCCGGGCTCGCCTGGTCGATCCTCTTCACCGGGATCCTCGAGCTCGATCCGCTCTTCGGTGCCCACTCGGCGCTCTTCTGTCCCGTCGTCTGCGACGACTGCACGGGACCGTACGAGTTCCGGCACTGGCCTCGAGCCTATGGGCAGGGCGATTTCTTCGCCGTGCACTGCCAGCGCGTCGGGCCCGACGGCGCGCGCGGGCGAGGTCCGGCGCTGACCAGCGGCTCCCTGCAGATCATCCTGACCACGATCCCCTGCGCCTCGCCGGTCGGTCTCCTGCTGGGCGGCGCGGTCGCGCTGTCACTTCGCCGGAAGAGGCGGCGTCGCCGAGCATTGCTCCAGAGCGCGGTCGACGAGGCCG
This region includes:
- a CDS encoding response regulator is translated as MDELPPFLIVGDPAPAVLEPLVRAFQEHADVVQVKTAAEALENIGGRVASCVVVDPGLADMNAWDLCGWVRARWRDLPLMVIDHPEVDLSALLLEEHGAVWTIPDALRSRMTDPSVLRFDPADEGGYSPEAVAEQLGITVAEVERDLAESLEKLGYDTVGEMRFHMRNAPANLDELEAPVHVRFEPGPIAQA